The following coding sequences lie in one Polynucleobacter necessarius genomic window:
- the aroB gene encoding 3-dehydroquinate synthase — protein sequence MKILEVDLGNRSYPIYIGTDLIDQPSLFSACEKATSIYIVSNTTVAPLYAERLTKTLNTFGKSVRTIVLPDGESYKDWKNLQLIFDDLLKFGADRQTMLVALGGGVIGDMTGFAAASFMRGVRFIQVPTTLLSQVDSSVGGKTGINHSLGKNMIGAFYQPVAVIADFNTLKTLPPRELSAGLAEVIKHSAIADAQFLDWIETNAKALLACSTEAMGHAVLRSCEIKSAVVSADEREGGIRATLNFGHTFGHAIEAGMGYGEWLHGEAVGCGMVLGADLSRRLNYISEADVQRLTKIIQSMNLPITPPKFGAKRYMELMQVDKKTESGQIRYVVLEKIGKAQIKSVADAQVIETLSATGAA from the coding sequence ATGAAAATACTTGAAGTTGACCTAGGTAATCGAAGTTATCCAATCTATATTGGCACCGATCTAATTGATCAACCTAGCTTATTCAGCGCATGTGAAAAAGCCACCTCAATCTACATTGTGAGCAACACCACAGTTGCCCCGCTTTATGCTGAACGGCTGACCAAAACGCTCAATACATTTGGCAAGTCAGTTAGAACGATTGTGTTGCCTGATGGCGAGTCTTATAAAGACTGGAAAAATCTCCAGTTAATTTTTGATGATCTTTTAAAGTTTGGCGCTGATCGCCAAACCATGTTGGTAGCCTTAGGTGGGGGAGTTATTGGCGACATGACTGGATTTGCTGCCGCCAGCTTCATGCGTGGCGTTCGCTTTATTCAAGTGCCAACAACCTTACTTTCTCAAGTGGATTCTTCAGTCGGCGGCAAGACTGGCATCAACCATTCGCTTGGTAAAAATATGATTGGAGCCTTTTATCAGCCAGTTGCTGTGATTGCCGATTTTAATACCCTCAAGACACTTCCCCCGAGAGAGCTTTCTGCCGGACTTGCAGAAGTGATTAAACATAGCGCCATCGCGGATGCTCAATTTTTAGACTGGATTGAAACTAATGCAAAGGCATTGTTGGCTTGCAGCACTGAGGCGATGGGGCACGCAGTTTTACGTTCATGCGAAATTAAATCTGCCGTAGTTTCTGCCGATGAAAGAGAGGGTGGTATTCGTGCAACTCTGAACTTTGGACACACTTTTGGTCACGCAATTGAAGCAGGCATGGGTTACGGCGAATGGTTACACGGCGAAGCCGTTGGTTGTGGCATGGTACTTGGCGCAGACTTATCACGTCGCCTCAATTACATCAGCGAAGCCGACGTGCAGCGCCTCACCAAAATTATTCAATCCATGAATTTACCAATTACACCCCCTAAGTTTGGTGCAAAGCGCTACATGGAGCTCATGCAGGTTGATAAAAAAACTGAAAGCGGGCAAATCCGTTATGTTGTTTTAGAAAAGATTGGTAAAGCCCAAATTAAAAGTGTGGCTGATGCCCAAGTGATCGAAACTTTAAGCGCTACTGGCGCCGCCTAA
- the cyaY gene encoding iron donor protein CyaY, giving the protein MNPNNSGVETIDGRQFYALGSHLLHSIEVALEAADDELDLDVERQGGNVINIRFKDKSVIVVNTQPPLHEIWVAAKSGGYHYRWAGTMTKPLWLDTKTGNELLSDLAKFASTQAGHPIKIDLI; this is encoded by the coding sequence ATGAACCCAAATAATTCAGGCGTAGAAACCATCGATGGCAGGCAGTTCTATGCGCTCGGAAGCCATTTATTGCACTCTATCGAAGTAGCATTAGAGGCTGCCGATGACGAGCTAGATCTAGACGTTGAGCGTCAGGGTGGTAATGTCATCAATATTCGTTTTAAGGATAAAAGCGTCATTGTGGTCAATACTCAGCCGCCTTTGCATGAAATTTGGGTGGCTGCTAAATCTGGTGGTTATCACTATCGCTGGGCTGGCACCATGACAAAGCCGTTATGGTTGGATACCAAAACTGGGAATGAGTTATTAAGTGATTTGGCCAAGTTTGCTAGCACTCAGGCCGGGCATCCCATTAAGATTGATTTGATTTAG
- the lysA gene encoding diaminopimelate decarboxylase: MTGKITPIPKLSGYTERDGNWYVEEIPLSDLAKKFGTPLYVYSKKALTEAYQAYDKACVDGNGKRRARVHYAMKANSNLAVIDCFKRLGAGFDLVSGGELARALAIGADPKSLVFAGAGKSALEIASTLKAGAKCINVESIAELHKINRVATELNLRAPISLRVNPDVDAQTHPYISTGLKGNKFGIAYHKVLKTYREASQLSQIDVVGIDCHIGSQITTTAPYLDALDKVLDLVEHLKREGIVIHHLDLGGGLGISYGDETPPDITEFTNTLLNRVAERGFSHLDVVLEPGRSLVGNAGVLLTTVEYLKPGAEKNFCIVDAAMTELMRPALYEAHHGIVPIQKKAAKAFTYDVVGPVCESGDWLGRDRHLAVEEGDLLAILSAGAYGFVMASNYNTRPKPAEVMVDGKNAYVIRVREKTADLFSSESVLPN; this comes from the coding sequence ATGACAGGCAAAATAACTCCAATCCCTAAGTTATCCGGTTACACCGAACGTGATGGCAATTGGTATGTCGAAGAAATTCCACTTTCAGATTTGGCAAAGAAATTTGGGACACCACTATATGTCTACAGCAAAAAGGCGTTAACTGAAGCCTATCAAGCATACGACAAAGCCTGTGTTGATGGTAACGGTAAACGTCGTGCGCGCGTGCACTATGCGATGAAAGCCAACAGCAATTTAGCTGTGATTGATTGTTTTAAAAGACTGGGTGCTGGATTTGATTTAGTCAGCGGCGGTGAATTAGCGCGTGCATTAGCAATTGGTGCAGATCCTAAAAGCCTAGTATTTGCGGGTGCAGGAAAGTCTGCCTTAGAAATCGCTTCTACCCTAAAGGCTGGCGCCAAATGTATTAATGTTGAATCAATTGCTGAACTCCATAAGATTAATCGAGTGGCAACTGAACTCAATCTGCGCGCACCAATCTCGTTGCGCGTTAATCCTGATGTGGATGCACAAACTCACCCCTATATTTCTACAGGATTAAAGGGAAATAAATTTGGCATCGCCTATCACAAAGTTTTAAAAACCTACCGTGAAGCGTCTCAACTTTCACAAATTGATGTAGTAGGTATTGATTGTCACATCGGCTCACAAATCACCACCACTGCCCCCTACTTAGATGCGCTCGATAAAGTTTTAGATTTGGTGGAGCACCTGAAAAGAGAGGGTATTGTGATTCACCATCTCGACCTGGGTGGAGGCCTCGGAATTTCTTATGGCGATGAAACACCGCCAGACATAACTGAGTTTACAAATACCTTGCTGAATCGAGTAGCTGAGCGTGGTTTTAGTCATCTGGATGTTGTTCTTGAGCCAGGTAGATCATTAGTTGGCAATGCTGGCGTGCTTTTAACGACTGTTGAATATTTAAAGCCAGGCGCCGAAAAGAATTTCTGCATTGTTGACGCGGCCATGACTGAATTGATGCGTCCAGCCTTGTATGAAGCCCATCACGGCATAGTGCCCATTCAAAAGAAAGCAGCAAAAGCCTTCACTTATGACGTTGTTGGTCCCGTCTGCGAATCCGGCGATTGGCTTGGCAGAGATCGTCACCTTGCAGTAGAAGAGGGCGATCTTCTTGCTATTCTGTCTGCTGGTGCCTATGGTTTTGTAATGGCATCGAACTACAACACGCGCCCAAAGCCTGCAGAGGTCATGGTTGACGGAAAAAATGCTTACGTCATTCGCGTGCGTGAAAAAACTGCTGATTTATTCTCTTCAGAATCTGTTTTACCAAACTAA
- a CDS encoding shikimate kinase produces MNSATNNIFLIGLMGAGKSTVGKVLAKKLGRRFLDADHVIEERCGVKIPVIFEMESEEGFRKREAQAIRNITGEQDIILATGGGAILLPENRQALSERGTVIYLHANPSELWHRTKGSEGRPLLKNGDAKKILENLYAIRDPLYREIADHVIETGKPSVNQLVNTLIMQLELSA; encoded by the coding sequence GTGAACTCTGCGACAAACAATATCTTTCTAATCGGCCTAATGGGTGCTGGGAAATCGACTGTTGGCAAAGTCTTAGCAAAAAAACTAGGGCGTCGTTTTTTGGATGCCGACCATGTCATTGAAGAACGCTGTGGGGTAAAAATACCGGTCATTTTTGAAATGGAAAGTGAGGAAGGTTTTCGCAAACGGGAAGCCCAAGCCATTCGAAACATTACCGGCGAACAGGATATTATTTTGGCCACTGGCGGAGGCGCTATTTTGTTGCCAGAAAATCGTCAAGCGCTAAGTGAACGTGGCACTGTTATTTATTTACACGCAAACCCCAGCGAGCTTTGGCATCGCACCAAAGGTAGTGAGGGGCGCCCTCTGCTAAAAAACGGTGATGCCAAGAAGATCTTAGAGAATTTATATGCAATTCGCGATCCACTGTATCGTGAAATCGCTGACCATGTAATTGAAACCGGCAAACCTAGCGTTAATCAACTGGTCAACACCTTAATCATGCAACTTGAACTTTCCGCTTGA
- the lptM gene encoding LPS translocon maturation chaperone LptM, translated as MIAILNRTLCFSLLISLVGCGVRGPLYMPNVPPVPLAPTEPEPKGKLYPPQTPASPSSPLSTK; from the coding sequence ATGATAGCGATTCTTAATAGAACCCTCTGCTTTAGCCTTTTAATATCCCTTGTTGGGTGTGGGGTAAGAGGTCCGCTATATATGCCAAATGTACCACCAGTTCCGCTAGCTCCTACAGAGCCAGAACCCAAAGGCAAACTCTATCCACCACAAACGCCTGCCAGCCCTAGCAGTCCTTTATCGACCAAGTAA
- a CDS encoding secretin and TonB N-terminal domain-containing protein: MGNTNFLLSESIKGRISVDLKNTPWENALHSILAGRGLRLVRNEDIYWIGPHGEIQAFQKYRREDAALPFGGDHINSPRQILIEARIVEADERFAGELGIKLGYQAQGINGNAEKKIVGNMDLGGTGLNGFNPATMAATLVSKMPAGSFKLSFQPLNQRGTEKHFPIHAS, from the coding sequence TTGGGAAATACCAATTTTTTATTAAGTGAGTCAATTAAGGGCAGGATTTCGGTTGATCTCAAAAACACCCCATGGGAAAATGCGCTCCATTCGATTTTGGCCGGCCGGGGTTTGCGCCTGGTTCGAAACGAGGATATCTATTGGATTGGACCCCATGGGGAAATTCAAGCATTTCAAAAATACCGCCGAGAAGACGCAGCCCTGCCGTTTGGAGGCGACCATATCAACAGTCCAAGGCAAATCCTCATTGAAGCACGTATTGTCGAGGCCGATGAGCGTTTTGCCGGAGAGCTGGGGATAAAACTGGGTTACCAAGCTCAAGGGATTAATGGGAATGCAGAGAAAAAAATAGTGGGCAATATGGATCTAGGAGGCACAGGTCTAAACGGATTTAATCCGGCCACCATGGCTGCTACCTTGGTATCCAAAATGCCAGCCGGATCCTTCAAGCTGAGCTTTCAGCCCTTGAATCAGAGGGGCACGGAAAAACACTTTCCAATCCACGCATCATGA
- a CDS encoding c-type cytochrome, translating to MRQTSQISKLTSLRAGFATLSIFALIGIFGAAFASDAAPMAPPAADAKAVVPGKPKVDAAAGEALYSNGDSSRGVTACLTCHGPKGQSAVSTWPKLSAQHAAYTAKQLKNFKEGTRANPVMMGMAATLTDQDMQNIAAYLVKQPVSLGVAQDKATIELGQSIYRGGIAAKGVPACAACHGPTGVGIPAQYPRLGGQWAEYTNAQLLAFRDEGARKNSTQMTTIATKMSDLEMKAVSDYIAGLR from the coding sequence ATGCGTCAAACCTCTCAAATCTCCAAATTAACTAGCCTACGTGCTGGTTTTGCGACTCTATCTATTTTCGCCTTGATTGGCATTTTTGGTGCAGCTTTTGCATCCGATGCCGCTCCAATGGCCCCTCCTGCTGCAGATGCTAAGGCTGTCGTTCCAGGTAAGCCAAAAGTCGATGCCGCAGCTGGTGAAGCTCTATATTCAAATGGCGATTCATCACGAGGTGTAACAGCCTGTTTGACCTGTCATGGACCTAAGGGTCAAAGTGCCGTTAGCACATGGCCCAAGTTATCGGCTCAGCATGCTGCTTACACTGCTAAGCAATTGAAAAACTTTAAAGAGGGTACTCGTGCAAATCCAGTGATGATGGGTATGGCCGCAACCTTGACCGATCAAGATATGCAAAACATCGCGGCTTACTTGGTTAAACAGCCTGTTTCATTGGGTGTCGCACAAGACAAAGCAACCATTGAATTAGGTCAAAGTATTTATCGCGGTGGTATCGCAGCAAAAGGCGTTCCAGCTTGTGCTGCTTGTCATGGCCCAACTGGCGTTGGTATTCCGGCGCAGTATCCACGCTTGGGTGGTCAGTGGGCTGAATACACTAATGCGCAGCTGCTTGCGTTCCGTGATGAAGGTGCTCGTAAAAATAGTACTCAAATGACTACTATAGCTACCAAGATGTCTGATCTAGAAATGAAAGCAGTATCTGATTACATCGCTGGTTTGCGTTAA
- a CDS encoding penicillin-binding protein 1A, translating to MALPPKDKPPVNQRSIRQPDRRPRHQRHDPAPSRKGLSNPLVKALLIIGVVFALVVALLLGYAFLVAKPNLPKISALTDYNPKTPLRIYTADKVLIGEFGEERRKVIPLNEIPQNMRNAVLAIEDDRFYSHGGVDYVGILRAAVTNLRGHLSQGASTITMQEARNFFLSNEKTFSRKIYEVLLAWEIESQLTKDKILEIYMNQIFLGQRAFGFSSAAQIYFGKELKDITIAESAMLAGLPKAPSAYNPVSNFRRAKIRQEYILQRMRDLGYITPEEYQKAMIEELHIRGLGNEFAVRADFPAEMVRQLLFTQYGEVIYSQGIDVYTTILKADQDAAYKAVRRGIFEYDLRHAYRGPEGFIDLPEDPVKRQRAIDEALLAYPQLDNLQSGVVLDVKPKEMQVMIATGDTITVKGEGMKLAAASITDSTQPKKHLRPGAVVRLLSDGGVWKLAQLPQVEAAFVSMNAETGAILSLVGGFDFRRNQFNHVTQALRQPGSSFKPFIYAAALEKGFAPSTMVNDAPLSIGSMETGSQAWEPKNYDDKYDGMMRLRNALAKSKNLVSVRIIRAIGPSYAQEYIQRFGFEPEKHPPYLTMALGAGSVTPLQMASAYSVFANGGYRVDPFLIDKIVDSKGAVLFEAKPTHAREDATRVLDARTAFVMDSMLQEVAKTGTAASARGKLGRSDIAGKTGTTNDSHDAWFAGYNPKVVAIAWIGFDKPASLGDRETGGGLALPMWISYMSTALKDVPQEAREVPSGVTQVDGDWFIPEFSNSGGARELQ from the coding sequence ATGGCCTTACCTCCTAAAGACAAGCCGCCTGTAAATCAGCGATCCATTCGTCAACCCGATAGGCGTCCTCGGCATCAGCGACATGATCCTGCCCCATCTCGGAAGGGTTTAAGCAATCCGCTGGTAAAGGCTTTGTTAATTATTGGTGTTGTTTTTGCTTTGGTGGTTGCTTTATTACTCGGCTATGCGTTTTTGGTCGCTAAGCCCAACCTTCCCAAAATTTCTGCCTTAACCGATTACAACCCTAAGACCCCTTTACGTATTTATACGGCTGACAAGGTCTTAATTGGTGAGTTTGGGGAAGAGCGTCGCAAAGTCATTCCGCTAAATGAAATACCTCAAAATATGCGCAATGCTGTTTTGGCAATCGAAGATGATCGTTTTTATTCTCATGGCGGCGTGGACTATGTGGGGATTTTGCGAGCGGCAGTCACGAACTTACGTGGGCATCTTTCACAAGGAGCTTCCACTATCACCATGCAGGAGGCCCGCAATTTTTTCCTTAGTAATGAGAAAACTTTTAGCCGAAAAATTTATGAAGTCCTATTGGCATGGGAAATTGAGTCTCAACTCACTAAAGATAAGATTCTGGAAATCTACATGAACCAGATTTTCTTGGGTCAGCGGGCATTTGGCTTTTCAAGTGCAGCGCAGATCTATTTTGGTAAAGAGTTAAAAGACATCACTATTGCTGAGTCGGCAATGTTGGCAGGTTTGCCAAAGGCTCCATCAGCCTATAACCCTGTTAGCAATTTCCGCCGGGCGAAGATTCGTCAAGAGTACATTCTTCAGCGTATGCGCGATCTTGGCTATATCACTCCAGAAGAATACCAAAAAGCAATGATTGAGGAATTGCATATTCGTGGCTTAGGTAATGAGTTCGCAGTTCGAGCGGATTTCCCGGCTGAGATGGTTCGTCAATTACTATTCACGCAGTATGGGGAGGTAATCTACTCTCAAGGGATAGATGTCTACACAACCATATTGAAGGCTGATCAAGATGCTGCTTATAAAGCAGTCCGTCGCGGTATTTTTGAATACGACTTGCGTCATGCTTATCGTGGACCAGAAGGTTTTATTGATCTTCCAGAGGATCCAGTGAAACGCCAGCGTGCGATTGATGAGGCATTGCTTGCATATCCGCAACTGGATAATTTGCAGTCTGGGGTTGTGCTTGATGTGAAACCAAAGGAAATGCAGGTCATGATCGCAACTGGTGACACAATCACCGTTAAAGGCGAAGGTATGAAATTGGCAGCTGCATCGATTACTGATAGCACTCAACCTAAAAAGCATTTGCGTCCCGGAGCAGTCGTACGTCTTTTATCGGATGGGGGAGTTTGGAAGTTGGCGCAACTACCGCAAGTGGAGGCAGCCTTTGTATCTATGAATGCAGAGACGGGTGCGATACTTTCTTTGGTAGGCGGATTTGATTTCCGCCGCAATCAATTTAATCACGTGACACAAGCTTTGCGTCAACCTGGTTCATCATTTAAGCCTTTTATCTATGCTGCCGCACTTGAAAAAGGCTTCGCCCCAAGCACGATGGTTAATGATGCACCTCTGTCTATTGGTAGCATGGAAACAGGCAGCCAGGCATGGGAACCTAAAAACTACGATGATAAGTACGACGGCATGATGCGTTTGCGCAATGCTTTAGCAAAATCAAAAAACTTAGTTTCAGTTCGTATTATTCGAGCGATTGGCCCATCCTATGCACAAGAATATATTCAGCGTTTTGGCTTTGAGCCAGAAAAACACCCACCCTATCTGACGATGGCCTTGGGCGCAGGTTCCGTAACACCATTGCAAATGGCATCGGCTTATAGCGTCTTCGCAAATGGCGGCTATCGTGTTGATCCATTTTTGATCGACAAGATAGTCGATTCCAAAGGCGCTGTTTTGTTTGAGGCTAAACCTACTCATGCACGTGAAGATGCGACTCGTGTATTAGATGCTCGTACAGCTTTCGTCATGGATAGCATGCTCCAAGAAGTCGCCAAAACGGGTACTGCAGCATCTGCACGCGGAAAATTGGGTCGTTCAGATATTGCTGGAAAAACAGGTACAACGAATGATTCTCATGATGCTTGGTTCGCTGGCTATAACCCCAAAGTAGTTGCTATAGCGTGGATTGGTTTTGATAAGCCTGCAAGCTTGGGTGACCGTGAGACTGGCGGTGGCCTTGCATTGCCAATGTGGATTTCCTATATGTCGACCGCATTAAAAGATGTCCCACAAGAGGCGCGTGAAGTGCCTAGTGGCGTCACGCAAGTTGATGGTGACTGGTTTATTCCAGAGTTTTCTAACAGTGGCGGTGCACGCGAGCTGCAATAG
- a CDS encoding type II and III secretion system protein has product MTGDQVKATIEQGTELPYQTSNQNGSKLQFRKANLRLEVLPKIHPDGRISLLAGINKNTVGMKTEQGYAIDTKSLSSEVTVENGGTAIIGGIYQTTEREDEVKIPLLGDISLIGHFFRHKSKLQDKTELLVFLTPTVLDKP; this is encoded by the coding sequence ATGACTGGTGACCAGGTAAAGGCTACTATTGAGCAAGGGACGGAGTTACCCTACCAAACCTCCAACCAAAATGGCAGCAAACTGCAATTCAGAAAGGCCAACTTGCGCCTAGAGGTTCTACCCAAAATTCATCCAGACGGCAGGATATCGTTACTAGCGGGCATCAACAAAAACACAGTGGGCATGAAAACAGAGCAAGGTTATGCCATTGATACTAAGAGCCTAAGTTCGGAGGTCACCGTGGAAAACGGTGGAACAGCCATTATTGGTGGAATTTACCAAACCACCGAACGAGAGGATGAAGTCAAAATCCCATTGCTAGGAGATATCTCTCTAATTGGTCATTTTTTTCGTCATAAATCCAAGTTACAAGACAAAACGGAGCTTCTTGTCTTTTTAACTCCGACCGTTCTAGATAAACCCTAA